In a genomic window of Cytobacillus sp. FSL H8-0458:
- the qoxB gene encoding cytochrome aa3 quinol oxidase subunit I: MGIKWDEFFITGDPLILGSQIAILLTMIGAVAGITYLKKWKYLWTEWLTTVDHKKIGIMYIISAVLMFFRGGMDGLLMKAQTSRPEMEFLNSQHYNEIFTTHGVIMILFMAMPFLIGLMNVVIPLQIGARDVAFPQLNALSFWLFFSGAMLFNISFVIGGSPDAGWTSYFPLAGKEFSPGIGNNYYAVALQIAGIGTLMTGINFIVTILKMRTKGMTLMKMPMFTWTTFVTSILIVAAFPIFTVALALMTFDRLYGTHFFTVSGGGMDMLWANLFWLWGHPEVYIVALPAFGIFSEVIATFSRKSLFGYKSMVFSILGIALLSMVVWVHHFYTMGSGPAVNSFFSITTMAIAIPTGVKMFNWLFTMRKGRIKITSAMLWALAFVPCFVIGGVTGVMLAMGAADYQYHNTLFLVAHFHYVLIPGVVFAVFAGLYYWWPKMFGFMLNEKLGKWHFWLFVIGFNVTFMPMFFLGLNGAVRRAYTYSAESGFAPLFMLSAIGSIVLAAGFAVFCYNIYWSIRYADRNISSDPWDARTLEWSTASPVQFYNFAKLPEVKSLDPFWHMKKKNEGLTLHDSEIEEIHMPSNSWLPIYMGVIFGIAGFLLVFEWHIAAAVAGIGIFAGLIIRSFDYNEGFHVSKEEIHRIENAWRKTEGEVHDHVS, from the coding sequence ATGGGCATTAAATGGGATGAGTTTTTTATTACGGGAGATCCCCTTATACTAGGTTCCCAGATTGCCATTTTGCTGACAATGATTGGTGCAGTGGCAGGGATTACCTATCTGAAAAAATGGAAATACCTGTGGACAGAATGGCTGACTACAGTTGACCATAAAAAAATTGGTATTATGTATATCATCTCCGCCGTATTGATGTTTTTCCGCGGCGGGATGGACGGGTTGCTGATGAAAGCTCAGACATCACGTCCTGAAATGGAATTCCTGAATTCCCAGCATTACAACGAAATTTTCACAACACACGGTGTGATTATGATTCTATTTATGGCAATGCCGTTTTTGATTGGTTTAATGAACGTTGTCATTCCGCTGCAGATCGGTGCGCGTGATGTTGCCTTCCCTCAGCTGAACGCTCTAAGCTTCTGGCTGTTCTTCAGCGGAGCTATGCTGTTCAATATTTCCTTCGTTATCGGAGGGTCACCTGATGCAGGATGGACTTCCTACTTCCCTCTTGCAGGCAAGGAATTCAGTCCGGGAATCGGTAATAACTATTATGCAGTTGCCCTGCAGATTGCCGGTATCGGTACATTAATGACAGGTATAAACTTTATCGTCACGATTTTGAAAATGAGAACAAAAGGCATGACACTGATGAAAATGCCAATGTTTACGTGGACTACTTTCGTAACATCCATTTTGATTGTGGCGGCTTTCCCTATTTTCACAGTCGCATTGGCATTGATGACGTTTGACCGTCTATATGGAACGCACTTCTTTACCGTATCCGGCGGAGGCATGGATATGCTTTGGGCTAACCTTTTCTGGCTATGGGGCCACCCTGAGGTATATATTGTTGCCCTTCCTGCTTTCGGGATTTTCTCGGAAGTCATTGCAACTTTTTCAAGAAAATCATTGTTTGGATATAAATCGATGGTATTTTCCATCCTTGGAATTGCACTTCTAAGTATGGTTGTATGGGTTCACCATTTCTATACAATGGGTTCAGGACCTGCAGTTAACTCATTCTTCTCCATCACGACGATGGCGATTGCCATACCTACTGGAGTTAAGATGTTCAACTGGCTGTTTACGATGAGGAAAGGCCGCATAAAAATTACGTCTGCGATGCTTTGGGCACTTGCATTCGTTCCTTGCTTTGTCATCGGCGGGGTTACAGGCGTCATGCTGGCAATGGGTGCAGCGGATTATCAGTATCACAATACATTATTCCTGGTTGCCCACTTCCACTATGTATTAATTCCTGGTGTAGTATTTGCGGTATTTGCAGGCCTGTACTACTGGTGGCCAAAAATGTTCGGCTTCATGCTGAATGAAAAACTCGGAAAATGGCATTTCTGGCTTTTCGTTATCGGCTTTAATGTAACATTCATGCCTATGTTCTTCCTTGGATTAAACGGAGCTGTAAGACGTGCATACACATACTCTGCCGAATCAGGCTTTGCACCTTTATTCATGCTGTCGGCCATTGGTTCAATTGTTCTCGCAGCCGGATTCGCTGTTTTCTGCTATAACATTTACTGGAGCATCCGCTATGCGGACAGAAACATCTCAAGCGATCCATGGGATGCAAGAACACTGGAATGGTCTACTGCATCACCTGTTCAATTCTATAACTTTGCGAAGCTGCCTGAAGTGAAATCTCTTGATCCATTCTGGCACATGAAGAAAAAGAATGAAGGCTTAACATTGCATGACAGTGAAATTGAAGAAATTCATATGCCAAGCAACTCATGGCTGCCGATTTATATGGGTGTTATCTTTGGCATCGCAGGTTTCCTACTTGTGTTTGAATGGCACATCGCTGCGGCTGTTGCCGGTATCGGCATATTTGCAGGATTGATTATCCGTTCATTCGATTACAACGAAGGTTTCCATGTTTCAAAAGAAGAAATTCACCGAATTGAAAACGCGTGGAGAAAAACAGAAGGAGAGGTGCACGATCATGTCAGCTAA